One Aureibacillus halotolerans genomic window, AAGAGGGCTACCTTTTGCCTTTGGAGCCTTTATGAGCAAACTTTCTCCACAGGACGCGGTTCAGCTGTATCACTCTCAAAAAATACAAAAAGGACGGACAATGATCACTCTCTCTGCAATGTGCATTCCCCTAGGATGGACAGAAGCCGATCTCAAGCTACCTCCGCTATCGACAGAGGGCTTTCCTGTTCCGATTATAGGCACACCTGAGGAGGTCGCCACACAACTTCGACAGCACGTAAATGCTGGACGAGCAGATGAATTGATGCTTCACCTGCCCAGCCCCGTTTATGAAGCGAGGGATTACACTGTTCGTTCATTAGCACATGCGTTACTTTAACGTCGCTTCAATGAATACAGGGTCATGATCCGATGGAAAAACGAGGTCAGGTCGGTCGCGTACAATCAACACTCGCTCAATAGATATGTCTGGGGAGAAGAAGATATAATCAATGGGCTCGCCTTCTTCGACCTCTTTAAAGTTATGAAATGTTGGCTCAAGGGCAGGCAATTGATCATGCACATGCTCAACGGCGCCAGCTTCTGTTTTGCATGATCCAAGAATATTAATGGCCTCTCCATTCGGTCCTTCGTTCATATCTCCCAAAATAAACGTAGGCAACGTCTCATCCGCTTCGAACTCCTCAAGATGCTGCTTGATAATTAGCGCACCTTGCTGGCGTGCATACGGGCTTTCGTGGTCCAAATGGGTATTCATGATACGAATTCGGGCACTAGGATTTGTCACCGAGCGAAGCACAGCCCACGTACAAATCCTTGGCAATGAGCCCCAGTCTAGGCTGCCCGGTTTTTCTGGCGATTGTGATAGCCAAAACGTGTCTTCCTTTTCAAGCTCCCAAGCCTGCTTACGAATAAACACAGTATTTGCCTCGTCACCTTCGCGACGGTGAGCACCAAACGAATGATAGTCTGGCAACGCTTCTTTGAGTGCTTCCAACATCTCTGGCGTCATTTCCTGTGTGCCGAGCACATCAGGCGCATGGTGTTGAATAACCTGACAGATGGCCTTTTCCCTTTTACTCCATGGATAGGGATCCTCATCATTAGCGTAACGAAGATTAAACGACATTAGGCGAGTTTGCATTGGCTTCTTCTCCTTTGAATTCATTTTCGTCTTATGTTTATCCTACAAGAGGATCGCAAACAAAAAAAGAATGAATGGCTAATTCCTCACCATTCACTCTCCTTTTGTACACATTATCCCATTAAAAATGGAACGATAAGGTACAACAC contains:
- a CDS encoding endonuclease/exonuclease/phosphatase family protein; the encoded protein is MQTRLMSFNLRYANDEDPYPWSKREKAICQVIQHHAPDVLGTQEMTPEMLEALKEALPDYHSFGAHRREGDEANTVFIRKQAWELEKEDTFWLSQSPEKPGSLDWGSLPRICTWAVLRSVTNPSARIRIMNTHLDHESPYARQQGALIIKQHLEEFEADETLPTFILGDMNEGPNGEAINILGSCKTEAGAVEHVHDQLPALEPTFHNFKEVEEGEPIDYIFFSPDISIERVLIVRDRPDLVFPSDHDPVFIEATLK